A single genomic interval of Penicillium psychrofluorescens genome assembly, chromosome: 2 harbors:
- a CDS encoding uncharacterized protein (ID:PFLUO_002304-T1.cds;~source:funannotate) encodes MDVLLLLSLALVALISLLAYRVYFHPLAHIPGPPLAKITYLYEWYYDLYRSGQFTFQLRAQHRKYGPVIRINPDEVHIDDPDFFDQVFNQTNGRAEKPLRVAEAFGPYPATIGTQSHDLHRVRRNALNPFFSKKSVTDLVPVMWRPIEILRERLHHVAQTGGMLNMKYIYAAVTLDIINAYCFAREPVNVRQPDFGRKGFDDVDSFLEVSLLNIHIPWLMRLTYSLPDRVNKILAPAMADILDFRRDLSRQVEAIRHGEDTAYEKAGHRTVFHELLASKLPAVELQRDRLRDEAFSLVTAGSGTTAYVLRGTAYHIAANPAVRQRLHDELVAAIPDLQQFPSLTKLEQLPYLTAVIQEGLRLCDPVTHRIGRQFPDQPLQCRGIFIPANTTVGMTAMLTHLNDTIFPQPRVFRPERWLGPDGKRLERYLVPFNRGTRSCLGMNLARAELVLILAAVFRQFDFDVSAVQRSRDIDVSRDYILGAQARDTPGILVTVKAC; translated from the exons ATGGAtgtcctgctgctgctgtcgctggcCCTCGTGGCCCTGATCTCTCTCCTCGCCTACCGAGTCTACTTCCATCCTCTCGCTCATATCCCCGGTCCTCCATTGGCCAAGATCACCTATCTGTATGAATGGTACTACGACCTGTATCGAAGTGGCCAGTTCACCTTCCAGCTTCGGGCCCAACATCGCAAATATG GCCCAGTCATTCGCATCAACCCCGATGAAGTGCACATCGATGACCCTGATTTCTTCGATCAGGTCTTCAACCAGACCAATGGCCGCGCAGAGAAACCCCTGCGCGTCGCGGAGGCCTTTGGACCCTATCCGGCG ACTATTGGTACTCAATCGCATGACCTACACCGTGTGCGCCGTAATGCCCTAAACCCCTTCTTTTCCAAGAAATCCGTCACCGACCTAGTCCCAGTCATGTGGCGTCCAATTGAGATTCTGCGAGAGCGTCTGCACCACGTGGCTCAGACGGGTGGCATGCTGAATATGAAGTACATATACGCCGCGGTGActctggatatcatcaacgCCTACTGCTTTGCCCGTGAGCCCGTTAACGTGCGCCAGCCCGATTTCGGTCGTAAGGGATTCGATGATGTGGATAGCTTCCTGGAGGTCAGCTTGCTGAATATCCATATTCCATGGTTGATGCGCCTCACATATTCACTGCCG GACCGCGTCAACAAGATCCTGGccccggccatggcggacaTTTTGGATTTTCGTCGG GATTTGTCTCGGCAGGTAGAGGCTATTCGGCATGGTGAGGATACAGCGTACGAGAAAGCCGGCCATCGGACAGTCTTCCACGAGCTACTAGCCAGTAAGCTCCCCGCGGTCGAGCTACAGAGGGACAGGTTGCGCGATGAAGCCTTCAGCTTGGTGACCGCGGGTTCCGGGACAAC AGCATATGTACTACGTGGGACAGCCTATCACATTGCTGCCAACCCAGCGGTGCGGCAACGGCTGCATGACGAGCTCGTGGCCGCCATCCCGGACCTTCAGCAATTTCCCTCCTTGACCAAGCTCGAACAACTCCCCTACCTGACAGCCGTGATCCAGGAGGGTCTGCGGCTATGTGACCCCGTCACCCATCGCATTGGCCGCCAATTTCCCGACCAGCCGCTCCAATGCCGCGGGATCTTCATTCCCGCAAACACTACCGTTGGCATGACGGCAATGCTCACCCATCTCAACGACACCATCTTCCCGCAGCCTCGCGTCTTCCGCCCCGAGCGCTGGCTGGGACCCGACGGCAAGCGACTGGAACGATACCTAGTGCCGTTCAACCGAGGCACGCGCTCTTGTCTAGGTATGAATCTGGCGCGTGCCGAGCTGGTTCTGATCCTAGCGGCGGTCTTCCGGCAGTTCGACTTCGATGTGTCCGCTGTCCAACGCAGTCGCGACATCGACGTGAGCCGGGACTACATTTTGGGGGCGCAGGCACGCGATACGCCAGGCATTCTTGTGACGGTGAAGGCGTGTTAG
- a CDS encoding uncharacterized protein (ID:PFLUO_002305-T1.cds;~source:funannotate) — MDFQNSKHLVAAAQKVRAEYLKGAHNTAISIQQKATCRNDPVKGPLWVSKFSLPSPTDDTSRDLLLQLVDEANEHRVRYDRPASAPLDCEWVGYRSNVQKDTPEPAIGEKEKFDKLTAETTSPLTILYLYGGSFVLNTPSGYRKTAAALSQSTGAKILLVRQRLAPQNPFPAALLDAFQAYITLLKPPPGSPHAPVPASSIVVAGDSSGACLALGLLQVLLRLQRRGATITFHGATQPPVVPAGLALLSPVADLTNGFPSFERNAHCDIFPIPIEKLPYLEKSFPTCPAWPTRPPRANLYCEAGMLAHPLASPAAADNWTGACPIWMGSGQEQIVDASRLVAREIHRAGGSVTLCEYESMPHTFFWVFRAAPQTKQILGEWAQAIVRFAGGERPPSSALFIRARGLRAESLEVENLVPFTVQQAQEWMWKKTHGYTVPAFHREGNRSSL; from the exons ATGGATTTCCAGAACTCCAAGCACCTGGTGGCCGCAGCCCAGAAGGTGCGTGCCGAGTACCTCAAGGGCGCCCACAAcaccgccatctccatccagcAAAAAGCCACCTGCCGCAACGATCCCGTCAAGGGCCCTTTGTGGGTTAGCAAGTTTTCTCTCCCTAGCCCGACTGACGATACCTCCCGCGAccttctcctgcagctggTCGACGAGGCCAACGAGCACCGGGTACGCTACGACCGCCCGGCCTCGGCACCACTCGACTGTGAATGGGTGGGCTACCGCAGCAATGTCCAGAAAGACACGCCGGAGCCAGCCATtggggagaaggaaaagtTCGACAAGTTGACGGCGGAGACCACGAGCCCGCTGACCATCCTCTACCTCTACGGGGGCTCTTTTGT GTTGAATACCCCCTCTGGCTATCGCAAGACGGCCGCCGCTCTATCCCAGTCCACGGGCGCTAAGATCCTGCTCGTGCGACAGCGACTGGCCCCGCAGAATCCCTTCCCCGCGGCCCTGCTAGACGCCTTCCAGGCCTACATCACCCTGCTGAAACCCCCGCCAGGCAGCCCCCACGCGCCTGTGCCCGCCTCCTCGATCGTCGTGGCCGGCGATAGTTCGGGGGCCTGTCTGGCCTTGGGTCTTCTCCAGGTCTTGCTCCGGCTGCAGCGTCGAGGAGCCACCATCACCTTCCATGGTGCCACACAGCCGCCAGTCGTGCCGGCAGGTCTGGCCCTGCTCAGCCCCGTGGCAGACCTCACCAACGGCTTCCCGTCGTTCGAGCGCAACGCCCACTGCGACAtcttccccatccccatcgagAAGCTTCCGTACCTGGAGAAAAGCTTTCCCACCTGTCCTGCCTGGCCGACGCGACCACCCCGCGCCAACCTCTACTGCGAGGCGGGCATGCTGGCCCATCCGCTAGCAAGtcccgccgccgcggacAACTGGACGGGCGCGTGTCCGATCTGGATGGGCTCCGGACAGGAGCAGATTGTGGATGCTTCTCGACTCGTGGCGCGGGAGATTCATCGTGCAGGCGGGTCGGTCACCCTGTGCGAATATGAGAGTATGCCCCACACCTTCTTCTGGGTGTTCCGGGCGGCCCCGCAGACGAAGCAGATCCTCGGGGAGTGGGCCCAGGCGATCGTCCGGTTTGCGGGGGGCGAGCGACCGCCGTCGAGTGCGCTGTTCATCCGGGCGCGGGGACTGAGGGCGGAATCGCTGGAGGTCGAGAATCTGGTGCCGTTCACAGTGCAACAGGCGCAGGAgtggatgtggaagaagacccaCGGCTACACAGTACCGGCCTTTCATCGGGAGGGGAATCGATCCAGTCTGTAG
- a CDS encoding uncharacterized protein (ID:PFLUO_002306-T1.cds;~source:funannotate) has translation MADIATSHPYKLGLNQAGYATLVSSIFFIVLSIVAVGLRIGTRRMLGNHLGLDDWLAIISVVVFMGFCGDVLVGVYTYGGGQVYTNKLEAEENLIQYMKSEYAIPPLYAINVTLVKMSILCFYHRIFSVASFRRINYGAGIFCLVWFTAAFIGDMLYCIPIRQFWDPTAGGSCFNFADYFLAMELIDLLLDVVIIALPLKTIASLHLSLRKKLALLGIFLLSVFVIVTGAIRIAYVYRPGNQLLSLSQASLWSVINLGVAILCACLPIYRPWLPKVGNLPSILRSRYGKSSHGDTSHLEAINPGNSNMKSYGSRPAHYYQMNDSHNDVLPLTHIAADDPRGLQNSSQGIRVQQEVQVV, from the exons ATGGCCGATATAGCAACATCACACCCCTACAAGCTTGGGCTTAACCAGGCCGGTTATGCGACCCTGGTGTCTAGCATATTCTTCATTGTCCTGTCCATTGTGGCGGTCGGTCTACGCATCGGCACTCGGCGAATGTTGGGCAACCACCTGGGACTGGACGACTGGCTGGCCATAATCAGTGTCGTCGTCTTCATGGGCTTTTGCGGCGATGTCCTGGTAGGAGTCTACACCTACGGGGGCGGGCAGGTCTATACCAACAAGCTAGAGGCCGAAGAGAACCTGATCCAGTACATGAAATCGGAGTATGCCATTCCGCCGCTTTATGCCATCAACGTGACGCTGGTCAAGATGTCGATCCTATGTTTCTATCATCGCATCTTCTCCGTCGCCTCCTTCCGTCGCATCAACTACGGCGCGGGGATCTTCTGTCTCGTCTGGTTCACGGCCGCCTTCATTGGAGACATGCTGTACTGTATCCCCATCCGCCAGTTCTGGGATCCCACTGCAGGTGGCTCCTGCTTCAACTTCGCCGACTACTTCCTAGCAATGGAGCTTATCGACCTGCTCCTGGACGTGGTTATTATTGCACTTCCTCTCAAGACCATCGCCAGCCTGCATCTCTCTttgcggaagaagctggccTTGCTAGGGATTTTCTTGCTGAGTGTCTT TGTCATTGTAACTGGTGCCATCCGCATCGCCTACGTCTACCGACCCGGCAACCAACTTC TCTCACTCTCTCAGGCCTCCCTCTGGTCCGTCATCAATCTCGGAGTCGCCATCCTGTGCGCCTGTCTGCCCATCTACCGTCCCTGGCTCCCCAAGGTCGGCAACCTCCCAAGCATTTTGCGCAGTCGCTACGGCAAGTCCTCGCACGGTGACACCAGCCACctcgaggccatcaaccCGGGTAACTCGAACATGAAGAGCTACGGGTCGCGACCCGCGCACTACTACCAGATGAATGATAGTCACAATGACGTACTGCCCCTAACCCACATTGCGGCGGACGATCCACGGGGTCTCCAGAATTCGAGCCAAGGGATTCGAGTCCAGCAAGAGGTGCAAGTGGTGTAA
- a CDS encoding uncharacterized protein (ID:PFLUO_002307-T1.cds;~source:funannotate) yields the protein MAGSLNIRVQNAYDDAPRTFYPVVVIGAGASGIAAGCRLKQKCGCDQFRIFDRQSGIGGTWWSNRYPGVACDVPAFFYSFSFAPNYRSRTIFPSGRDYVDYLYNVVERAGIADKIQLGTEVTSVEWIEEDAEWELQVYQIHGQESGNGDPEVARPVETVRAKVVISAVGVLADPAEWPSDVAGRDDYHGEVIHSARWPEKTNLDGKDVVLVGSGCSAAQIAPALLQTNVKSLTQIMREPPWLVPRVEEPGGREAYARWAPRIYSVIPGLGYTVRMLLCGVSELLWYTVFQQPNGSLRQHEEASSLAHMRALAPTAYHDQLTPKYHMGCKRRIYDNDWLRGMHDPRFLLESRPWRSAADTSITVGDKNKIKTYHADALILATGFEATQFLHSVSVVGRRGLSLHGLWATRGGPHAYLGTAVDGFPNFFLILGPNTFAGHTSVMMAIENSVDHALRLITPVLNCEVETVEPKTVAVQTWLAGIRRDMATTVFAGCQSWYNGRGGYNSVMYPRSQLDFYLRCQYPRLSDWDRVLAPRGRQKRLLRRVKAALVMGTLTCALVFYRQVQKHAVDSGIVDEMAKTAMRVLGFIAQIAQESRDWVLQHTPKIR from the exons ATGGCTGGCTCGCTAAACATTCGAGTTCAGAACGCGTATGATGACGCGCCACGCACGTTTTACCCTGTGGTCGTTATTGGAGCGGGGGCATCGGGCATCGCAGCGGGCTGTCGACTGAAGCAGAAATGCGGTTGCGATCAATTCCGAATCTTCGACCGTCAATCGGGCATTGGAG GCACATGGTGGAGCAACCGGTATCCCGGCGTG GCATGCGATGT ACCGGCATTCTTTTACTCTTTTTCCTTTGCACCAAACTATCGGTCTAGGACTATCTTTCCCTCCGGTCGTGACTACGTCGACTATCTGTACAACGTGGTAGAGCGAGCTGGAATCGCAGATAAAATACAGCTCGGCACGGAAGTCACGTCTGTGGAGTGGATTGAGGAGGATGCTGAATGGGAGCTACAGGTCTACCAGATCCATGGCCAAGAGTCGGGGAACGGAGATCCTGAAGTTGCACGGCCCGTCGAGACTGTCCGGGCCAAGGTGGTGATCAGTGCTGTGGGGGTTCTGGCCGATCCAGCTGAATGGCCTTCCGACGTTGCTGGTCGCGATGACTATCACGGAGAGGTGATACACTCAGCCCGCTGGCCCGAGAAGACGAATTTGGATGGTAAAGATGTCGTGCTCGTTGGGTCTGGTTGCAGTGCGGCTCAGATTGCACCGGCCCTACTCCAAACCAACGTCAAATCATTGACTCAGATCATGCGGGAACCGCCATGGCTTGTGCCGCGTGTGGAGGAGCCCGGTGGACGAGAGGCTTATGCCAGGTGGGCACCACGCATATATAGCGTTATACCAGGCCTGGGCTATACGGTTCGAATGCTGCTCTGTGGTGTATCCGAGCTACTATGGTACACAGTGTTTCAGCAACCGAACGGATCCTTGAGGCAACATGAGGAGGCATCGTCCCTTGCCCACATGCGGGCATTAGCTCCCACCGCATACCACGACCAACTGACGCCTAAATACCACATGGGGTGCAAGCGCCGGATATATGACAATGACTGGCTGCGGGGGATGCATGACCCGCGCTTTTTGCTCGAATCACGACCCTGGCGCAGCGCAGCCGATACCTCCATCACCGTGGGcgacaagaacaagatcaaGACCTACCATGCTGACGCGCTTATCCTCGCGACAGGGTTTGAGGCCACCCAGTTTCTGCACTCGGTCTCTGTCGTGGGAAGACGTGGGCTTTCTCTGCACGGGCTGTGGGCGACTCGGGGCGGCCCGCATGCTTATCTCGGAACAGCAGTGGACGGATTTCCCAATTTCTTCCTAATTTTAGGGCCGAACACGTTTGCGGGACACACGTCAGTCATGATGGCAATTGAAAACAGCGTGGATCATGCACTGCGACTGATCACCCCCGTTTTGAACTGCGAAGTTGAGACTGTTGAGCCCAAGACTGTTGCTGTCCAGACCTGGCTGGCAGGTATCCGGCGCGATATGGCCACTACGGTATTTGCTGGGTGTCAGAGTTGGTACAACGGTAGAGGTGGGTACAACTCGGTGATGTATCC TCGCTCCCAGCTGGATTTCTATCTGCGATGTCAGTACCCCCGGCTGTCTGACTGGGACCGGGTCTTAGCCCCTCGGGGCCGCCAAAAACGGCTTTTGCGTCGGGTAAAGGCGGCGTTGGTAATGGGGACGCTGACTTGTGCCTTGGTCTTCTACCGGCAAGTGCAGAAGCATGCCGTTGACAGTGGGATTGTGGATGAAATGGCCAAGACTGCAATGCGCGTGCTTGGTTTCATCGCCCAAATAGCGCAGGAGAGCCGCGACTGGGTTCTTCAACACACTCCCAAAATCCGATAG
- a CDS encoding uncharacterized protein (ID:PFLUO_002308-T1.cds;~source:funannotate), producing MMCGLNPDEEFSKAVTRMSRWIDQRRPRYLSDADRESVEKYPELQSAIRWQVDLETQCADRSHNPALRAMLEDQKRQVHNLRRRLQDKRRKETRRDFSRKQAVIDIERQLTGEAVSDEPAREVLRKEFEMPSEQILLEETFFTWSTTDSLEDEWTRRKKAVAAGIQYCGFQRGWTPSGTTEALCAVRQ from the coding sequence ATGATGTGCGGCCTCAATCCAGACGAAGAGTTCTCAAAGGCTGTGACCCGGATGAGCCGTTGGATTGATCAGCGGCGGCCACGATACCTGAGCGACGCTGACCGGGAATCAGTGGAGAAATACCCAGAACTGCAATCAGCCATACGCTGGCAAGTCGATTTAGAGACCCAGTGCGCTGATCGCTCTCATAACCCAGCATTGCGGGCGATGCTGGAGGACCAGAAGCGTCAAGTCCACAATCTGCGCCGGCGTCTGCAAGACAAACGCCGGAAAGAAACACGCCGTGATTTCAGTCGGAAACAGGCGGTGATTGACATTGAAAGACAGCTGACTGGTGAGGCTGTCAGTGATGAGCCTGCGCGCGAGGTATTACGGAAGGAGTTTGAAATGCCATCGGAGCAGATTCTTCTGGAGGAGACATTCTTTACTTGGTCCACTACCGATTCATTAGAAGACGAGTGGACGCGGCGCAAAAAagctgttgctgctggaatACAATATTGCGGCTTTCAGAGGGGGTGGACCCCTTCGGGGACGACGGAAGCGCTCTGCGCCGTCCGACAGTGA